GATTTCGACGCCTAACTCCGGCGTTCCGGAGAGCCGCTGGGCGGTCAGGTACTCCGACATCGCGTAGGCCATCCAGGCCTGACACCAGCGCATGAGCGTGATGCGTTTCGTGTAGAAGCGCTCCTCCCGGTAGTAGAACTGGCCGCCGCCCGCGTACAGGTTGTCGAGCGCCCACTGCAGGATCCGCTCGGCGAACTCCAGATCGCCGGCGTACGAGAACACGAGGATGCCCTGGGCGGCCGCGTGGATGTCCCGCGGGTAGGCGCTCGACTCGTCGAAATGGGGCGCGCCGTCCGGGTCGAAGAGCCCGCGGTAGAACGCGAGCGCGTCGTCTATCGTCTCCTCGTAGCGCGATGTGCCCGTGATCGACTGGTACTGCTGGAAGCACTCGATGACGAAACCGTTGTGGTGGCTGTCCATCGAGAGGTGCGACGCATCGGACGGGTGCCGGTAGTGCCAGCCGCCGACGTCGGTCTGGAGCTGCGCGACGTGGTCGAGGATCTTCGTCGCGCGCTCGCGGTACTCCTCGTCGCCGAAGTAATCGTACAGTTCGATGAAAAGACGCGCCCCGAGGGCACCGGCGTTAATCGTGTAGTACTCCTCGGAGTGGTTCATGTGGTAGTTGATGATCGCCCCGTCGCCGCCGTCGACCTCGCGGTAGTTGAGGTCCTCGACGACGAAGTCGGCGGCGGTGCGGGCCATCTCCGGGTACCGCGAATCGAGGTCGGCGCCGGACAGCAGGGCCTTGACGGCGTAGGAGGTGGAGACGACGTCGGGGTCGTTGGGGTGTCCCCGGCCGTCGAGGTGCTGGAGCTGGTGCTTGTGTCCGCCGCAGAACCCGCTGTAGCCCTCGGACTGGTTGTCGACGAGCCACCGGAGCAGTCGGCGGGCCTCGTCGAGGTAGTCCGTTTCCCCGCCCACGTCGCGTCCGTAGTCGATGTCCGTCTTGAGGCGGTGGAAGTTCAGGTTCGTCATCGCGAACAGCGCCGCCCCCTGATAGTTGCGGCGCTGCTCGACGAGAAAGAGCGGCCGGACGTTCACCGGGGCGCGCTTTATCGTCTCCTGAAAGGCGATGTTTACCCACTTGTTGTCCACCGGGAGCCGCTGCAGTATCTTGCTCGACATCCCGTCCCCGTAGTCCCAGCCGGTGTAGTCGCGTCGGCGCGAGTACGCGAGGGTGTCCCGGAGGACTCTGAGGATCGTGGGCTGGTTCCCCCGCGCGGGCGGGGGGCCGGTACGTCGCTGTTCGTGCGCGCTGTCGGGTTGGTCCAACGTCATGTAAGGTTCATCGGGCGTCTCGTCCGGGAACTCCCGGTTCGAAAACCGCGTCCCCGAGTGGTGGCACCTGCTACCGCCGCTATCCGCTTTGTAATAGACAGCCTATGTTAGCCCGCCGATAGTTTCCGAGAGGAACAGTTAGAAAGAAGCCGGACTGCGCGGGCGTCGGACCGTCTAGATCGCGATCGTAGGGGAGCGGAGCGGCGGGAAACGCCGGCCAGCGCGGAATCAAGGCCCACCTAACAAAGTTGTACTGCCACGGATCTACGGCCAGATGAGGTACCTGTTTTTTACAAACACTCCGGCGCACGTTCACCTCTACAAACACGCCGTGCGCGAGCTCCGACGGCGCGGGCACGACGCTCGGATCCTCGCGCGCGACTACGGGTGCACGATCGACCTCCTGGAGTGGTACGACCTCCCCTACGAGACGTACGGTCGCTGCGAGACGAGCAAGTACTCGCTGCTGCGCAACCTCCCCAACCACTACCGGAACATCCTCTCGTACGCCGTCCGGTTCGATCCGGACCTGGTGTTCGGGATGGGGGCGTACTCCGCCCACGCCGGTGCGCTCACGCGAACGCCGGTCGTCCTCGTCCTCGATTCGGAACCCACGACGATCGACCACAAGATCTCGCGGCCGTTCGCCGACGCGATGCTGACGCCGGCCGCCTTCCAGAAGGATCTGGGCGAACACCACTACGAGTTCCCCGGCTTCAAGGAGTGCGCCTACCTCCACCCCGACGTGTTCGAGTCGGAGGGCGACGTGCGCGAGCGCCTCGGCCTCGGCCCCGACGAGCGCTACGTCCTCCTCCGGTTCAACGCCTTCGGCTCCCACCACGACGTGGGCGAGGGAGGGTTCACTCCCCAGCAGCGCCGAGAGCTGATCGAGGCGCTCTCCGAGGAGGCCACGGTGTTGCTCTCCGACGAGGGCGGGGAGATGGACGTCGACAGCCTGCCGGCCCGGGAGTTCGACCTCCACCCCGCGCTGTTGCACGACGCGCTCGCGGAGGCGGACCTCCTCGTCGCCGACACGCAGACGATGGTCACCGAGGCCGCGCTGCTTGGGACGCCCGCGATCCGGTCGAACTCCTTCGTCGGCGACGGCGACATGGGGAACTTCCTCGAACTCGAGGACCGCGGTCTCGTCCGCAACCTGCGGGCGTTCGACGACGTCCTCGCGACCGCGACGGAACTGCTGGCCGACGAAGACGCCACCGACCGCTGGGAGCGCCGCCGCGAGCAGTTCATGGGTGAGACCGTCAATCTCACTGAAGCGATCGTCGACGTCGCCATGGATCCGTCGTCGATCGACGCGATCCCGTCGCTCTCGCGGCGGCGGATGAAGGACGCCTCGCCGCTGACGACTGGAACCCACACGTAGGACGGCCGACGGTCCGACCGCCCCCACGTCGCACCCTTCTCCGACGCTCCAGACACCTTTTCGAGGCGAGTTGCGCGGCGCTGCTCTCGTGCAGCGCCGCGCGACTCGCCGGTAGCGACGCGACGGGACGAGGCCGCGAGAACGCGGCGATACTGCGATATCGCGCGAGAAGAGCGGGGCGGCGGCCGAGCGAGACGGGAAAAGCGGCGTCAGTTGCTGACGAGCTGGTACGCCCGCTTCGCGATCTCCATGCTCGGGCCGCCGGACTCGACGAGGAAATACGGCCGGAGCTGCGCGCCGAACTTCGCCTTGTACTTGCAGAGCCGCTCCGTGTTCGCGCCGACGAGGTCGTACTGGTGGACCGACTCCAGTTCCGGGTCCTCGACGATGTCGGCGATTATCTCCCAGTGTAGCAGGCTGTTGACGCTGGTCCCCTGATAGTCCGCGCGCGCGCCGCCCTGCCAGAAGTACGCGGCGTCGTTCGAGTAGAGCGTGATAATGCCGCTCAGGAACTCCCCGTCGCCGGAGCGGACGGTGTAGACCCGGCAGCGGTCGTCGAGCGCGTCGACCAGATCGCGTACGAACGGCCAGGTGACACCGAGCGTGTCGTCGTTGTCCTCGTATCGCTCGACCATGCGGTCGAACACTGCCCGGGCCGCGGTCACCCCCTCGATCGAAACCGTCGCGTCCGTCTCCTCGGCGTCGCGGATGTCCCGTCGCAGGCTACTGCTGAACGAACTCCGCACGTCGTCGAGGTCGGCCCCGTCGAGGTCGAGGCGGTAGGTGAACGACGGTTCGACGGAGAGGTCCGCCCACTCGAAGGGGCGCGGGTCGAACTCCGGCGTCGTGATCGTCCGGAACAGCGTCTGGGAGGCCGTCGCGTCCAGTTCGTCGAGGACCCCCTCGGTGAACGTCCGGTTCAGCTTCTCCTGTTTCCGCCGTTTCGGGGAGTTGGGCATCAGGAGCGGCCCCATGTGCGGGATGTTCTTCGACGGCGGCGGGGACGTTATCATGCGGCCGACGCCGCAGTCGCGGACGAACGCCGGAAAGAGCGCGACCGCCTGTTGACCCTTGAAACCGCCGAGGAGAGTTAAATCGGCGGAAGTGTGGACGTCGAGAACGCGGAGCGCTTCGGGCGTGTGAAACACGTCGAATCCATCCGACGGAAGGGCGTCTGCCCACTCGTCTATTGACAGATGTTCGATATTCATCGAGCTCGTTGTACCATGAGATAGGTTATAACTTTGTTATCCTCTCTCTACCCCGCTGGCTGGCTTCCCGGGAGATCTCGAGTCGCCGGTAGAGATCCCCGGGCGGACCGACCCACGCGTCGAGGTCGAGCGCCCGCTCGATCAGGCGGAAGTAGAGACGGCGGTAGCCGGGAAACTCGTCCTCGTTGAAGTATCGAGGGTGCCACAGCACCGTCATCACCGCCTCGTTTCTGGCCGCCTCGATCAGGAGGTCCTCGCAGACCTCGAACGCGCGGTCGAAGTCCTTTCCGGGGTCGGGAAGCGCCTCCTCCAT
This region of Halostella limicola genomic DNA includes:
- a CDS encoding prenyltransferase/squalene oxidase repeat-containing protein, with protein sequence MTLDQPDSAHEQRRTGPPPARGNQPTILRVLRDTLAYSRRRDYTGWDYGDGMSSKILQRLPVDNKWVNIAFQETIKRAPVNVRPLFLVEQRRNYQGAALFAMTNLNFHRLKTDIDYGRDVGGETDYLDEARRLLRWLVDNQSEGYSGFCGGHKHQLQHLDGRGHPNDPDVVSTSYAVKALLSGADLDSRYPEMARTAADFVVEDLNYREVDGGDGAIINYHMNHSEEYYTINAGALGARLFIELYDYFGDEEYRERATKILDHVAQLQTDVGGWHYRHPSDASHLSMDSHHNGFVIECFQQYQSITGTSRYEETIDDALAFYRGLFDPDGAPHFDESSAYPRDIHAAAQGILVFSYAGDLEFAERILQWALDNLYAGGGQFYYREERFYTKRITLMRWCQAWMAYAMSEYLTAQRLSGTPELGVEIG
- a CDS encoding DUF354 domain-containing protein, which codes for MRYLFFTNTPAHVHLYKHAVRELRRRGHDARILARDYGCTIDLLEWYDLPYETYGRCETSKYSLLRNLPNHYRNILSYAVRFDPDLVFGMGAYSAHAGALTRTPVVLVLDSEPTTIDHKISRPFADAMLTPAAFQKDLGEHHYEFPGFKECAYLHPDVFESEGDVRERLGLGPDERYVLLRFNAFGSHHDVGEGGFTPQQRRELIEALSEEATVLLSDEGGEMDVDSLPAREFDLHPALLHDALAEADLLVADTQTMVTEAALLGTPAIRSNSFVGDGDMGNFLELEDRGLVRNLRAFDDVLATATELLADEDATDRWERRREQFMGETVNLTEAIVDVAMDPSSIDAIPSLSRRRMKDASPLTTGTHT
- a CDS encoding GNAT family N-acetyltransferase translates to MNIEHLSIDEWADALPSDGFDVFHTPEALRVLDVHTSADLTLLGGFKGQQAVALFPAFVRDCGVGRMITSPPPSKNIPHMGPLLMPNSPKRRKQEKLNRTFTEGVLDELDATASQTLFRTITTPEFDPRPFEWADLSVEPSFTYRLDLDGADLDDVRSSFSSSLRRDIRDAEETDATVSIEGVTAARAVFDRMVERYEDNDDTLGVTWPFVRDLVDALDDRCRVYTVRSGDGEFLSGIITLYSNDAAYFWQGGARADYQGTSVNSLLHWEIIADIVEDPELESVHQYDLVGANTERLCKYKAKFGAQLRPYFLVESGGPSMEIAKRAYQLVSN